In Buteo buteo chromosome 16, bButBut1.hap1.1, whole genome shotgun sequence, the DNA window ggtatggaataccctttggccactttgggtcagctgccctggctgtgtcccctcccaacttcttgtgcccctccagccttcttgctggttgggcatcagaagctgaaaaatccttgactttagactaaacattacttagcaacaactgaaaacatcagtgtgttatcaacattattctcatcctaaatccaaaacacagcactgtaccagctactaggaagaaaattaactctatcccagccaaactAGGACACCAGGTTTTTCCCTTCAGCATAAATACAGGAAGATGAGAAGGTGGGAGAAGTTAAAGGGCAAAACACTTGGGGAACACGCTTTACTTAAAAGAACTTTTGAGGATCCATTTTATTGCAAAGTAAAGCAGGGTAATGCAACATTGCGGTAAAACTGAGAAAGTAATTCCAGGAACAGAAGTAAAAGCTCAGACTGGTTTTTAGAAACGCATTGTTACTGACAATTACTGCAACATATCCTCCTGAAGCGTCCTTTGGGCTTTTCCCTCTACTTACCCTGTTCCTTAGATGCATGTTTACATTTGTTCTTTGAGTCCACACTGGCCTTACAGCTGTTTTCTGTGGAGTAAAGCATGTTATTTACCCACAGTAGGTAGCCTAAACTGTAAATTCTGTTGCAAGCTTTCCAGGAATCAGTAGAAGAAGATCACACGTTTACCAGATCTCCACGTAAAatctcttttcatttcctctaaGAGTTGCCAGACTTCATCTATTCAGTGCTTTAGGGGCTGTGAAGCAAGAGAGCTCTGCTAACCCATCGGGTGgcaaggggaaaagaggaaagctCCACCCCATCTGCCAGCTGCAGGAGCTCCTTGGCCAGAACGTGCCATCTGGGGAGGGCAGCAATACAAAGGCAGATTCCTCCAGCAAGCGGGATTTAGgcttttaaattacagaaatcgCCCCCCCTTGCTGTGTGCTGTGGCTTGGATGACTGCAGATTCAGGGCAAAGCTTTGAACATGGCTGAGGGACATAGGGAATTATCTCTCGGCTAAGAGGTGCCAGCAGCTGTTCTTTATGGGTGGCCATTACTAGAGCAGAATCCAGGACCAGTAGGGAAATGCATTCACGTTGTGATCAGATTCTTTCCTTTGCCTGGCACTGGGCCTGGAGTTCATGGCTGGCCCTGGCAGATggcatcagaaaaagaaatgtcttcGTTCTTTTGCTCACTCACACAAGTAAGCATAAAAGCTGAAGGACCCATATCTCTACTGAATGTAGGCAAGGTCTGATACAGACATTGGTCCTATCTTTGGAAAGACTTGAGCTTATCTTTCACATTCTCTGGTGGGTGTAGGAAGGCTGCTGTCCTTCCACATGAAGAATTGGTGTCACAGGTCAGATGATACACTTATTCTGTCATTAACCAGACACTCCTATGTAGTTTAAGGAACCAAAAACTGTTGTGAAAACAAGTAagttccctgccctgcccaaTTTCCTGTGCTGGATTAAGCAATTTGGGTCACAAAAGGAACCTTGAGTGTCTCGTGACTTAGCACCCCTGGAAAAGCACTTTGCCCTGGGCCCCAACTGACTGCAGCCAGCCCTGAGTGAGGAGTCTCCAGGCTCGTGGGAGTACATGAATTACATGTCTGTCAAGTGTACTGTATCACTGTGCAGCACTGCTTTGCTCAGAAAGCAGCCATGACCTGACCTAATACTTGCGgtaaaatataaagaagtaGTCAGCTTAATTTCTTCGTAGCAGAAATAGAAAGGCTGGGGGAAGGAATAATGTATAGTTCCTTGCTACAACCCTaacttaaataaataagaacaaagATACTGAAGcgttttaagctttttttcttcatatcatAATGCCCGTGGTGACAATAATCTTCTGTTATCTGGAGCCTCCAAAGTGAGATTGGATTTCCACAGACACATGCAGTCAGCCAAAAATTACTAAACTGAGTGCAAGAGGCTGCTGGTTTGCCAGTTCTGCTATCATAAAAGAAGTCAGGGCAGACAATAGTCCCCTTTGGACATAATGCTGATCTGGGGACAGGGACTGAGGCACTGCcaatttgtcttcattttcttgcctACTAGTCCAGTTACTTGACTGATTCAAGAGCTGGGAGCAAAGGCAAAAGTTTATAATAGCTACACCCAGACATCTGTTGAGTATGGACCCTGGCAGACCATGCGAGTAGGTAAGAAGGGATCAGAGGTGCAGATGTCTTCTTGGATGGCATTTGAGGAACTCCTTGGACTATGTCCATGCAAACTGCTTAGAAAAGTCACTTGATTATACTAGCAGCTCAGTCTGTTCTTCCAGGTCTTTTAGAAGTCTCTTACAGCTCTGATACTGGATTCTTCGTGGGAGCTTGGCAGGCAAAGGACCAGGGATGGTGCTGTCTGGGCTGACACAATGGATCATTTCAGTGCACTTTGCTTCTAGCTGCGCACTGCAGAGACTCAGTGACACATTTCTTTCACGTAAAAGCAGATCGTCTGAGCTGTTCTTAGTGCCCATGAGAACATCAGCCCAGACAGAAGGTGCTTTTCTGACAGATTACTGCAGGTTCCTGTTCTGCCAGTTGCATGTGATAGAAAAAATGAGTGTCCATTCTTCTGTCTAATAGAAAAAAGGAACTGTAATATCTTGGTGCTCTGTTGTGTCCCTCAGTGCCTCTTCTTGAGAAAAGATGGGTGACTAATTCATGCATCTCAATCTGCAATCAGAACAGGGCTGAACTAGATCCTAATGGCATCCTCTTGGTGAATGGTGCCCTCAATCACTGTGTCGGTGGTTTGCCTGGAGCACTTGCGACTCCCTTTCAtgcttttcaggttttctgaaagatgtttttGGAACTTCTTGGTGAGGAAGCAGTAGATGATAGGGTCCAACACACAGTTCATACTCAAGAGGCACAAAGTCACCTGGTGAGCATCATTGAGTTGTTGGCGCAACTGacagttttccttcttccactGCTCCAGAACAGTCAGGGTCCAGGGCAGGTGCACTATGTGATGAGGTACAAAGCTTATGATGAACACAGCCAGCACTGTGCAAACCATCCAGAGTGCCCTTTGCTTGACATGAGCACTCTTCCGTGGCTGCACTGATTTGGAGAACAGTGTCCTGATAATGATGATGTTCCAGCCTagtataaaaaggaaaattatataGAAGAGGATGCAGATGATGACATGAATGGCGAGAACAGCTGAAACGCTGCTAGAAGAGTTATAGCGCTCAAAGCACCGTGTGAAATTCTTCGAATCAATCTCCTCCTGATTAGTATTATTGTCAAAAAGGTAATACAAAGAGCTGCCCACTATTATGATCCAGATAGCTGCTGATAAGTAGATACCCCTTCTCTGGGTGGTAAACTGAGCAGCTTTAATGGGATTAGTCACAGCTTGGTAACGGTTGTATGTGATGACCGTCAGAAAGGCAACAGAAGAGTAGGtgttaacaaaaaataaacagccaGCCACATTACAGAGGAACTCAGGCATGATCCAGTCTCCATGGTGGTGATAGTAAACAATCCACATTGGCATCGTAACCAAGAAGAGCAGGTCAGCTACTGTCAGGTTCACCATGAATATTTTGATTTCATTGAGTTTTTTGGTTGGGTAAATACGGCTGAAAATCCAGAGCACATAGCAGTTGGCAACAAAGCCCAGAATGAAAATGATGCTGTAGAAAACAGTAAAGAGGTTGTAGCGAAACTCAGAGTCTATGTGGCATGAAATGTAGGAATCAGCACTACCTTCAGCAGCACCTTTACCCTTTCCAGACATCATGGTGCTGAGTGGGCACGTCTGAAGCAGAACTTCCTGATGTAGCTTTTCTTCTTAcctaaaaatacaaagcataaAACGAGCTGATTGGTATGGTGCCATTGCTAAGCCAAAACCCacctttcattttcagctgtcTGTGACCACAGGAGTTCTGCTCCATGCCTTGGCTCCAGCCACAGACACCTGCCCTGTCCCCTTGGTCCTCTCTTTGATCCTATTTCCACACCATACTAGCCTTTGTGTCTTCATCCAGTGTTGTTCGTTACAGTGTGGATATCAGATCACTAATCTCTAATCTCAAAAGACTTTTATGCATCAGGGTTCTTAGATAAAATAATCTGTTACTCTGCTCCATCTCACATTTCTTAATCTTTTACTATAAGCAAACAGGTTTTCTGGgtctctttttcccccctgtgGTTGCTAATGCTTTCTAACTTGcctacatttattttaacctAGAAATTCCAGAAGTGAAACAGTATCTGGTAAAAATGTCTCACTATTGCCATTTCCAGAGTCACCCTCTACTTGttgttttctgacattttcctGCTTACACTTGTAAagattgtatttgttttcttagttGCAGGCACTATAGGATCTCACATTCACTTAATAGGTTACCAGacctctcaattttttttattcaatgaACGATGTAAAAGATGAGTCACTAATCCTAAAGGGTGATGTTTTGTGGTTCATTGTTGACTTTAACtacagtttctttctcttaaaatcCTGGCTGTTGGCTATTGTGCCATCATTTTGTATTCAAGTTGTCATCAAACCAATctggctcccccccccccatttctgcATCAAATGCAAgtgtcagcagcagcaattctgtACTTTCCTGTGTTGCTGGTGAGGCTGCTGACAAATACTGTCCCTAAAGAGAcactttcaggtttttaatattACCAGTCCCTACCTCAGTTAGTATTTCTGCAAATCTTGCTTACAGTTTGGACATATTGAATTCCTGCATCATCAATACTGTATGTGTTCTTGTCTCAGATTTACATGGATTCGGTCTAATCCCTTGTATACTTTAACCTGCTGCTTTTACCATCCAGAGGATGTACATGCCTGTTCTTGGCTTTAGTGCCAACTCCCTGTCTGATATTGGGCAGGCACTAGCCTCTTCCTGACACAGTCCCGCAgatctgctttttctctccctcttccttcaTGGGAAGTTAACTGACTAATGCAGATAAAGCAGTTTGAGAGCCACCAGCAAGGACACTAGGTTGCTCGCTAATGGTAAACTTGCTGGGTTTTTAACTTAATTTGCAGAACATGGTGGTTTTCCTTGAGAGTAAACTGTACCACCAGTCACGAAGCCTAAACTTCTTGTGCGAGTTAGATGGGAATGCCAGGCGCTGCACATTGTGATGTGCTTgcctcagctctgccagccctgtggACAAGCATTTTCCCTCAAAGACTGCTGCCTCCTGAGAAGGCACCCTCCTGCCTCAAAACTTTCTGGatcttccccagcagcagctaaTGACATAAACCCCCATCTCACCCTCTCTGCGTTGAGTCTCTCTTTGTGACCATGTGCCGTTTGTTCCTCATTCACACTTTGCACATTTGCag includes these proteins:
- the PTAFR gene encoding platelet-activating factor receptor, translated to MMSGKGKGAAEGSADSYISCHIDSEFRYNLFTVFYSIIFILGFVANCYVLWIFSRIYPTKKLNEIKIFMVNLTVADLLFLVTMPMWIVYYHHHGDWIMPEFLCNVAGCLFFVNTYSSVAFLTVITYNRYQAVTNPIKAAQFTTQRRGIYLSAAIWIIIVGSSLYYLFDNNTNQEEIDSKNFTRCFERYNSSSSVSAVLAIHVIICILFYIIFLFILGWNIIIIRTLFSKSVQPRKSAHVKQRALWMVCTVLAVFIISFVPHHIVHLPWTLTVLEQWKKENCQLRQQLNDAHQVTLCLLSMNCVLDPIIYCFLTKKFQKHLSENLKSMKGSRKCSRQTTDTVIEGTIHQEDAIRI